A region of the Thiomicrorhabdus sp. genome:
ATGCAGACTCAATTTCCATAGTTCCTAAACGGTGGCCAGAAACGTTTAATACATCATCAACACGACCAAGGATCCAGAAGTAACCATCTTCATCATGATAAGCACTATCGCCAACAACATAATAAGGGACATCTTGAAGTGGGAAATAAGTACTCTTATAACGCTCTTCATCCCCCCAAACATTGCGAATCATTGAAGGCCATGGCTTTTTAATAACTAAAAGACCACCTTGGCCTTTACCAAGTTCATTACCTTCTTCATCAAGAATAGCTGCATCAATACCTGGTAATGGTTGAGTACATGAACCTGGTTTAAGAGGGGTAATTGGGAATGGAGCAATCATATGAGCACCGGTTTCAGTTTGCCACCAGGTATCAATAATTGGGCACTCACCACGACCAATAACATCGTGATACCACATCCACGCTTCAGGATTAATAGGTTCACCAACTGTTCCAAGTAAACGTAATTTACTTAAGTCATATTGGCTTGGTAAATCCGCACCGAACTTCATTAATGCACGAATAGCTGTAGGAGCGGTATAGAAAACGGTTACACCATGATCTTGGCAAACTTGCCAGAAACGTCCGGCATCAGGATATGTTGGAACACCTTCGAACATTACAATAGTGGCACCAACAGAAAGTGGCCCGTAAGCTACATAGGAGTGGCCTGTAATCCAGCCTACATCTGCGGTACACCAAAAGACATCGTTATCATTTAAGTCAAACATCCACTCATTGGTAAGATGTGCATTTAATAAGTAACCACCAGAACTATGTTGTACCCCTTTTGGCGTACCTGTTGAACCTGATGTATATAACAAAAACAGTGGGTGTTCAGCATTAACAGGAACAGGATCATGGTAATTGCTCATACCAGCTTCAGCTTCCATCCAGTCAATATCACGACCTTCTTTCATTGAAACTTCATCGTCAGTGCGACGATATACAATTACTTTCTTAACATGATCGCAGCCTTTTGCTAAAGCATCATCCACCGCACCTTTAAGAGGAATCGTTTTACCACCACGACGGCTACCATTAGTTGTAATAACAAGCTTTGCTTGTGCATTTTCAATACGATCACGTAAAGCTTCTGCTGAAAAGCCACCAAAAACCACAGAGTGAATAGCACCAATACGAGCACATGCCTGCATAGCGATAACCGCTTGAGGAATCATTGGCATATAGATAATGACACGATCACCCTTCTCAACACCTTGAGCGGTTAAAGTGTTAGCAAAACGACAAACTTGATCATGAAGTTCTTTATAGGAATAGCGTTCTACATCGCCTTGATCGCCTTCAAAAATAATCGCAGTTTTATCGCTTTTAGTGTCAAGGTGTCGATCAATGCAGTTGTATGAAACATTTAGTTCACCATCAGTGAACCACTTGTAATGAGGGGCATTAGATTCATCTAAGCCGATAGTAAAAGGTTTTGTCCAAGACAGCTTTTCTTTAGCTAAATCAGACCAAAAGCCAACATGATCTTCACTTGCCTTAGCACGCATTTCTGCCAATGTTTGTTCATTGATTGCAACGCTGTTTTTAATGGCGTCAGAAGGTTGAAATAAACGTGTTTCAGTTAGTATCGATTCAATATTAGACATGGCGTCTCCTACAATAATTATTCTCAAATGAGACAATTGCATGAAACGTTAGAAACAAAGGAAAGTTAAATTCTCAACCTTAGCGTATAGAGTCGAGACCTTTGTATTCATCAACGTCTTCGTGCTAAAGTCTCCTAATAATATATTAGGATACTCGGACCAGCTACTTAGGACTTGGAGAATCACTTCAATTTTTGTGCACTTTTTTGGGCGTGCGGAAGTTAATGTGCAAAGTGTACCACCGTAATTTTAAAATTAAAGGGGTTGCGCCACTTTTATAGATAGAAATAAAGCAATGCTGTACAAATTTTTCTTATAGCCAACTGGCTGTTATCGCTTATGCCTAAAACCAAAACCATAAGGAAATATTCTTTACAGCATCTAGAACAACTTAAACAATTCTTTTATTGCACCCAGAGATTAAAAAATAAACATGAGATGTTTCATTGCCTTAGCAATCGATACTGATGCAACAACACAGCTCGCTGCTAAAATACAACAACTAAAACTTCATCCCTGGTCAGAGGGGATTCGCTGGTTTTTACCACAAAACTTTCACATCACCTTACAATTTCTTGGCGGCCATTTAGAAAATAATAAAGTTCAAGAAATACAATCCTCAATGAACGATTGGGTAAATAAAGAAATTTCAGCATTCCAACTTCAACTAAATAAAATTGAACTTTTTCCTAATTCAGATTCAGCACACACCTTGATTGCGAGCGTTAAAAAAAATCAAGAACTACAAATTTTGGTAAATAATTTATGGATTGATACCCAAAAAATTGGTCTCAGAAAAGCAAATCAAGAATTCATACCTCACATTAGTCTAGGAAGAATCTACAAACAAACTGACTTAAGCAAAATAATTATCCCTCGAACGCTTGCAAGCTGTGAAAACATTTGGCTAAATGTCAACGCAGTTACCCTTTACCAAAGTGAACTAACTGCAACAGCACCAGTTTATACTAAAATTAAAAGCATTCAGCTACCACAATAAAGAAGTAGAGTCATGAACGTAAGCCAAGCCATTACCCAGAGACAATCAACCCGAGCTTTTACACCTCAACACGTTGATATTCAAACCATTAAATCCATCTTGGAGATTGCTAAACATGCTCCATCTGGCGTAAATATGCAGCCCTGGCAAGTGGTCGTTGTTCAGGGGCAACGTAAAGAAGAAATCTCGCAAAAAATGATTAAAGCGTTTAGAGCAAAAGAAACAGAAACGATGGACTATCATTATTACCCCACTACATGGATACAGCCTTATAAAAGCCGACGAGTTGAAACGGGTACAAAGCTTTATCAAGCCTTAAATATTCAGCGAGAAGATAAAGAAAAACGTCTTGCACAATGGGAAGCCAACTATCGTTCTTTTGATGCTCCAGTTATGTTGCTGTTCTTTATAGATGAAAGCTTAGAAACCGGTTCCTATTTAGATTACGGAATGTTTTTACAAAATATTATGCTATTAGCAGAAGAATATGGTCTTGCAACTTGCCCTCAAGGTGCATTAGCTGAATTCCCGAGTATTATTAAACAAGCGTTTAATATCGAAAAAACTAAAAAACTAATTGGTGGGATGGCTTTAGGCTATAAAGATGTAAACCACCCTGTAAACCAATACCGAACAGATAGAATTGAACTTGACGAATTTTGTACGTTTTATGAATAAAAACATTGAGTAAACAGATTAAATCAAGTTTAGTTAAGAAAGTCATATAGAGAGAGTTATATAGAGAGAGTTATATAGGGAATTAATAACACCTAGATTAAAGAAAAAATTTAGGTTTATAACTCTTTTTTAAACGCTATCTTTTTTAAACGCTATTTAGAACACCTAAGTAAATTGGCATACCAAGAAGCAAAATTTTTTGCATTCTCTTGCAAATAAGATTCAATTTCACTATCGCTAGAATCTTGCATTCCAAGTGCAAGTTTAACCAAAAATCTAAGCTGAATAATACTCTCTTTCGAAAGGTGAGATCCCAAAGTAATCTGAGATAATTTGGTTAAAATTAACGCATTTAACAAAATTTCCCATTGGTCTTCGGTTAATGAAAATGCATGACTATATTTGTCAGCCAATTTCTTTAGACGGAACTCAACTATAGAGTCAAGATTCTCTTTAACGTACAAATCTTGTGCTGCCGTTCTTAAAGACAACGGCAGCGAATTCATAAAATAGGTTTCAACTATTGCCGCCACTAAATTAATCCATTCGATATTTGAAATTGATAAAGCGTGCAAAGCCCAGTTACTTTTTCAAGCTGACGTCGTTCAATTTCTAGCTCTAAATATTTTTGATCTTGAGGGTCTGGAAACTCAAAATAGAACGCATTATGTTCACCCTTTTTTTGAACATTGGTTGCACAGCGTGCTAAGGTTGATTTTACGGTCATAATACGTCCAGAATCGCTTAAACAGATATAAGATTTTAAAGGTCTACCTGGTAAAAAACGTTTTTGATACAGAGCTGAAAAACCACCCGCACTAATTCTGACATCTTGCACTTTCCACGCCTGAGGGTTTTCTCGCAAATAATAATCCAGGTTCATTTCTTGAAAAACAGCACAAAAATTATCCACTAATTTATGCATGTAATTTATAGATTGGACCAAAGGGATTTTATGAAATGATGGTTGACTAAATTTTTGGGTCATTTCATCAATTTTAAAAGACTCAGTGATAGGTTCAAAGCAATGATAGCTTTTGGATGTTGACCTATGCAGTGTAACTAATAGTAACCGATAAAAATGAGTAAGTTTTTTTTCGACTTCTAAAAAATATTGGAAGGTTTTAGGAGCTGGCTCTTCTAGGGTTTTTATACGTCCAATCGATTTTAGATTGTTCATGATTTGCTGAGAAAAGCTTTCATCAAGCAATGGATTTTTACCCAATGATATTTGTTTTACAGCCTCCCCCAAGATTTCGGCTGAATCTATCACTTGCAAAAAAACAGGCTGCAAAATCTCTTTTTGCTCTTGAATATGATTTACCCAATGCAAAAGTTGCTGGTGATTTTGTCGAATTTTTTTATTAACACTATTTGGAAAATAGTCGATTCCTAAAGCAAAAATTTCTTTATCAACAATAGGTGCTGCCGATGTAATAAATATTTTTACAGGCATATCTATTCGACTAAATCGCCTTAATTCATTTTTATCAAACCAAAATGCCACTCATCAGCCTACTTATAAGTTATTCATTAATATTATTTTAGCAACACTAAGCAACTATTAAGAAATTATTAAGCAATAATTATGACAAAGTGCTTAATAAAATAATTAAACAACCACTTCTGGCTTCCAACCCTGTGCATTTAATGTCTCAATCAACTCATCATCAGGAAAATACTGATTTTCACCCATCGTTTTCATCTGAGCCGTTGCTAAGTCATTTGTATAATCAACCACCAATGGCAAGCCATTCTCAGTTTGATAAGCACTTAACAAACTTTTTAACTCAAAAATCTTATTGTTGTTAAGTGTAGTCTCTGTCGTATTTACATTAAGTTTTATAGCACGACACTTTTCTACTCGTGCTTCAGCCAAGCTCACTACTTGTTCAGCATCTAACTTAATGCCTCCATTAAAGGTGTCTTCACTTACTTCCCCCTGAACAATCACTACCATATCAGCTTTAATGGTGTCTTTAATGGCTTCGTAAACTGCTGGACGCATAACCACTTCTAACCTGGCCGTTTTATCATCTAAAGCCATAAAGCCCATTCTTGAACCATTTTTAGTAGTTTTATTTCTTAACTCTACAACTAAACCAGCTGCCGAGACTTTCTTCCATTTTTCTGGGCGTAAACTCGCTAATTTAGTTGGAATTAGGGTTGATAATTCTTTCTGATATAAATCAATTGGATGACCAGTAATATATAAACCTAACGTCTCTTTTTCACCGGCTAAACGGAGTTTTTGTGGCATTTCAGGTACATCTAATAATTTAGATTCGCCCGATTCAGCAACAGAAAGCATATCCCCAAATAAATCGTTTTGACCTACTTCATCATTTTTATGCTGTTGTTCCGCTTGCTTTAACGCCATTGGAATACTTTGTAACATAGCGTTGCGGTTATCGTGTAACTCATCAAACGCCCCCGAGCGTACCAAGGCTTCTAACACTCGTTTATTGGCTTTTTTACCAGCACGCAAACAAAAATCAAACAGATCAGTATAAGCACCATTGGCTTCACGCTCTTCAATTGCACCTTCAAGAGCCGCCCCACCTACGCCTTTTATACCACCTAAACCATAATTGACCGTGCGTTCACCATAGGGTTTAAAATGAATTTGCCCAGTATTAATATTTGGCTGCAATACGCTTAAGCCCATTGCATAGCACTCATTTACCATATGTACCACTTTTTCAGTGTTATCCATATCAGATGAAATCTGAGCAGCCATAAATTCTGCTGGGAAATGCGTTTTTAGCCAAGCGGATTGATATGAAACCAAAGCATAAGCAGCAGAGTGAGATTTGTTAAAACCGTAACCGGCAAATTTTTCAACCAAGTCAAAGATTTTCATGGCTAGTTCGCCATCCACACCAATACTAATGGCTCCATCTTTGAAAACCGAACGTTGCTTAGCCATCTCTTCAGGTTTTTTCTTACCCATGGCACGACGTAACATGTCGGCACCACCAAGTGTATAACCAGCAAGAATCTGAGCTATTTGCATAACCTGTTCTTGGTACAAAATAACACCGTAGGTTGGAGACAACGTCTCTTTTAATGACTCATGTTGCCATTGTGCATCTGGGTATGAAACTTTTTCTCGGCCATGTTTACGGGCAATAAAGTTATCAACCATTCCCGATTCAAGTGGCCCCGGTCTAAACAGAGCTACCAAGGCGATAATATCTTCAAAACAGTCAGGTCTTAGCTTAACAATTAAGCTTTGCATTCCACTTGATTCAAGCTGAAACACCCCGGTTGTTTTACCCGTTTGAATCAAATCAAAGGTTGGCTTATCGTCTAATGGAATACGAGCAATATCCACAAACCCTTCATCGCCAGGTTTTTTATTACCATTTATAGACTGCAATGCCCAATCAATAATGGTTAAGGTACGTAAGCCCAAGAAGTCAAACTTTACCAGGCCGGCATATTCAACATCATTTTTATCTAACTGGGTAACCACACTTGAACCATCTGGTTCGCATAATATTGGGCAAAAGTGGTCAAGAGGCTTAGGACCAATAACAACACCACCCGCATGTTTACCCGTGTTACGAACAGTACCTTCTAGCTTTAATGCAAGTTCGAGTAGTTGACGTGCGTCTTCATCGTTATCGTACTTATTTTGTAGCTCTTCTTCTTTCTCAAGAGCCTCTGCCAACTTAATACCTAACTCATTTGGAATCAGCTTTGCAATCCCATCAACAACGCCGTAACCAAGTCCTAATACACGCCCAACATCTCGCACTACCGCTTTAGCGGCCATGGTTCCATAAGTCACGATTTGCGACACATGGTCACGACCATAGTGACGAGATACGTAGTCGATTACCTCATCGCGGCGATCCATACAGAAATCAACGTCAAAATCGGGCATGGAGACACGTTCAGGGTTTAAGAAACGTTCAAAAAGTAAATCATATTGAATAGGATCTAAATCGGTAATTTTTAGAGCATAAGCCACTAATGAACCTGCACCAGAACCACGTCCAGGACCAACGGGTATTTGATGATTTTTACCCCATTGAATGAAGTCGGCAACAATCAAAAAGTACCCAGGGAATCCCATTTGTAAAATAATATCTAGCTCAAACTTAATTCGGGCATAGTACTCTTCATGTTTTCTGGCAAACTCTTCTTTTGATAAGTGACCAAACAAAAATTCCAAACGTTCATCCAAACCTTTATGACTCTCTTCAATAAAGAATTCGTCGATTGTCATACCCTCTGGAACTGGGAAGTCTGGTAAAAAATAGGTTCCAAGAGTTAGGTCTAAATTACATCGTTTTGCAACTTCTACCGTATTCTCAATGGCTTCAGGAATATCAGAAAACAGCTCAACCATCTCTTCAGTGGTTTTAAAATATTGTTCTTCTGAATAACGTTTTGGTCGATTTTGATCTTCTAAGATATAGCCATCATGAATACAGGTTCTTACTTCATGTGCTTCAAAGTCTTCTGGCTTGGCAAAACGCACATCGTTTGTGGCTACAACAGGAACTTCATATCTAATTGCCACATCAATTGCTTTGGCAATATAGTTTTCTTCGTTTTCTCTTTTGGTTCTCACCAATTCAATATAAAAACGATCTGCAAAATGGGTTAACCACCACTTCATTCTATTGGCGACGAGATTTGGCTTCTCCGCCAATAAAGCAACACCAATATCGCCCTCTCTTGCTCCAGAAAGTACAATTAAACCATCATTAAATTCTGCCAACCACTCACGTTTAATCAAGGCTTCCATGTGGTTGTTATAAAGCTTTTGGTTGTGTAAATAACTTTGAGAAATTAAATGAGAAAGATTTAAGTAACCCTGTGGATTTTGACAAAGCAGCACCGCTTTAAATACTTCACCATTGTCATCTTCAATAAAGATATCCGCACCAATAATAGGCTTAATCCCCGCCCCCATTGCGGCACCATAATATTTAACCAGTGCAAATAAATTACTCTTATCGGTTAATGCCATGGCTGGCTGTTCGCAACCTTTAATAAGAGAAATCAGGGGTTTTATTCCAAGCGTACTATCTACAACAGAGTACTCAGAGTGAACATGTAGGTGAACAAATTGGTTCATAAAAGAGGGTCAACTTTGCTTTTTATTTTTATTTTTGAACGATTTACCAGGCCTGGTAAAAACTTAAAGAAGTACATTTAGCATATCTAAATACTTTGTAACAACAATACAAATGCTAGGCAAGCATGATATGTAACCATGCAAAGTAGCTACCTAAAATTTTTTCTAATTTAAGCAGTTCAAAATAGGTTGTGTTTTTAATTGTGATATTCTATCGCATATTACAAATATATCGGCGATTAGTTGCCGCAAATAATCACTATTAAGTTAAAAACATTCATATGACAACCCCGCAAAACGCTGTACCCTTTTGGCTTGATACTCAACCGGTATTTTTTCCACCAAGCCACTTAGCCATGACCGAGCCTGACGGTTTGTTAGCAGTGGGTGGAGACTTAACCCCAGAATGGTTATTGATGGCTTACAGCAAAGGGATATTTCCGTGGTTTAATCCAGGCGAACCTATTCTTTGGTGGTCACCCAATCCAAGAAGCGTGCTGTTTATTGATGAATTTAAAATCAGTAAAAGTTTACGAAAAACCATAAAAAAACATCTAAAGTCTAACCTCTTAAAGGTCACCTTTGACCAAAACTTTAGTGATGTAATGCAAGCGTGTTCAGAGGTTCCTAGAGAAGGTCAAAATGGCACCTGGATTACAGATGACATGCTTAAGGCTTACACCTCTTTACATAATGCAGGTCATGCTCATTCAGTTGAGGTTTGGTTTGATAATGAATTGGTTGGGGGTCTTTATGGCGTAAGCATTGGCAAGATGTTTTATGGCGAATCCATGTTTAGCAAAATGACAGACTCTTCAAAAATTGCTTTAACAGCTCTGGCAATGCAACTTAAACAATGGGGTTTTAAGGTGATTGACACTCAAGTTGAAACCCCTCACCTAAATAGTTTGGGGGCTCAATTAATATCTAGAGAGAGCTTTGAAGCTCTAATAAACGAACTCACTCAACAAGCTTTTGCACCTGGAAAATGGACCTTATCTGAAAACTGGCCCGATTTAATTGTTAACTCTTAATGTAAACATCACTCTCATATTAATTATTCTTAATAAATCATCATTTCATAAATAATCATTAAATAAATCATCAAGCCTATTAGGATTTCTTCTTTTCTTGTTTCTGTCGCACAATGTAGAATGAATCTATAGCCTTACTAAGTACGTCTCATTTCACAAACTTTTAGAAACATACGTTTTTAGTAACATGCACTTTTAAGTAATAAGAGGTCTTGATGTATAACCACCCAAGTAATCGACCCCGCTTTTTAAGTTTAACTGCGTTTAAGTTTCCGTTAAATGCCAAACTCTCAGCTTTGCACCGCATAACGGGGCTTATGTTGATTGTCAGCTTACTTGGCTATTTGGCCTTATTTCATTTAATCCTATTTCATCCAAACGTCACAATGACAAGTGTCTTTAGCCACTGTATACATAAAATACTGTTTGTATTTTTCTGGTCATCGATAACTTTTCACTGGTTAACCGGTTTACGCCACATATTGGCACAACATTTCACCCACCCCAGTTCCTACAAAAGAATTAATGGTTTTGTTGTTAGCTATATCATCATAGCTGTATGGTTGCTAATTACTTTATGGATTTTTTACCAGGCCTGGTCAAGAAGTTATCTATGAAAACACTAACTGTATTTGGATTAAAACTCACTGGTGTCACAGCTCATAAATGGCAAACCTACAGTGCACTATATCTACTGTTTTTTTTCCCTTACTTTGCATTGAAAATCTCGAATATAACCATTGTTCACTCCACCCAAATAAGTGATGTACTAAATACACTTTTTACTCCAATCTTTACCTTTAGCAGTTTGATTGCATGCATGTTTATCTTAATACACGCCTGGGTTGGTTTAAGAGACATCATGATTGATTATTTACCACAAAATACAGTACAAATTTGGCTACAACTTTATGCCCTGTTTTTACTACTGATTGCGGCGGATTTACTGTTTTTAATAATCCATTTTTTATAAATCATTCTTTATAGATCACTTTTAAAGACTTCTAAAAACTGATACCACAACTAGTTAACAAGTAAGTAAATAACTAAATTAACAACTAGGTTATAGCAACCAATAGTTAAAAGAGCACTAAGATAATGACCAAATGTAAAGATAACGGTAAAGATAACGACCAACTTAATCAGCTACCAAGCCAAACATTTGATGCGGTAATTATCGGTGCTGGCGGAGCTGGTTTACGTGCCGCTTTACAACTGACAAATGAGATGAAATCCACAATTAAAATAGCCGTGGTCTCTAAGGTGTTTCCTACTCGCTCACATACAGTAGCTGCCCAAGGTGGAATTAATGCCGCCTTAGGTAACGTAACACCTGACAACTGGCAATGGCACATGTATGACACGATTAAAGGCAGCGACTATTTAGGTGATCAAGACGCTATTGAATTTATGTGTAAAGAAGCGGCAGAAATTGTTAGAGAGCTTGAACATTATGGAGTGCCCTTCTCTAGGCTAGAAAACGGCAAAATTTATCAACGTGCTTTTGGTGGGCAAAGTCAAAACTTTGGAGAAGACCAGGCCTATAGAACATGTGCTGCCGCTGACCGCACAGGTCATGCTATTTTGCATTCACTTTATCAACAAAATATTCGCCAAGGTACCATCATATTTGAAGAGCATTATGCGATTGACTTGATTAAAGACATCCAAGGCGATATTTGTGGCGTTGTGATTATGAATATTCACAATGGTGAATATCAAATACTTAACAGTCAACACATCATCCTTGCAACCGGAGGTGCTGGGCAAATCTTTAGAACCAATACCAATGCGAGCATTAATACCGGCGATGGCTTAGGCATGGTTTTACGTGCTGGTTATCCTTTGCAGGACATGGAGTTTTGGCAGTTTCATCCAACTGGTGTTGCCGGTAAAGGCATGTTAATTTCAGAAGCGGCTCGTGGTGAAGGTGGCGTGCTAAGAAACGCGAATGGTGAAGCCTTTATGGGTAAATACGCACCACATGTTAAAGACCTCGCCTCTCGCGATGTGGTTTCTAGAGCCATTGCTATTGAAGTCAATGAAGGCCGTGGCTGTGGTCCAAATAAAGATTATGTATTACTTGACCTAACACATCTAGATGAACAAACAATCAAAGAGCGTTTACCTGGAATTAGGGATATTAGCCTAACCTTTATGGGCATTGATCCGATTGAAAAAGCCGTGCCCATTTTTCCCACCTGCCATTATATGATGGGAGGCATTCCAACCAACCTAAAGGGTCAAGTTATTAGCCAAGATAAAGAAGGTAACGCTGTAATTATTAATGGCTTATACGCCATTGGTGAATGTGCTTGTGTATCAGTTCACGGAGCTAACCGTTTAGGTGGTAATTCTTTGCTAGACATTATTGTATTTGGTCGTAAAGCAGCACGAACCGTTTTAGAACAAATACAGCAAACGAACTCAACTAAAGAGATGGATATTCACTCTTTAGAAAGCATACTAAAACGCATTAATAGATGGACAACACCGAGCAATCCAATACCTACCTCAAAAACCAACCATGACAGCGTAAGTTTAATAAAACAAGATTTGCAAAAAATCATGGAGCAAGGATGCAGTGTTTTTAGAGATGAGAGCACAATGCAACAAGCATTAGACAAACTCCCTGCTATTGAAGCCCGTTTAAAAACAGTGAACTTAACAGATGCCAGTGATATTTTTAATCTAGAAAGACTTTCTGCTTTTGAACTTGAGAACTTGATTGATATCGCTTATGCAACCGTAGTATCAGCATTAGCTCGTAAAGAGAGTCGAGGTGCACATTCTCGTATTGATTATCAACAACGAGATGACCAGGCCTGGTTAAAACACAGCTTGTATTTTAAACAAGCTCATAGATTAAGTTATAAACCAGTCAATTTTTCACCCAAAACTCACGCCCCTTTTGAACCAAAAGAACGTGTGTATTGAATATTGATAAAAAGGATGGTTATGCAACTGATTATTAGCCGCTTTAATCCAGAAAACGACACTACCCCTTACGATCAAACCTATCACATTGACGATGAGTTAATTGCCGACGATATGATGTTACTAGGTTTATTGCAGTTGGTTCGCGAACAAGACCCAACGTTGGGTTTTCGCTCCTCATGCCAAGAAGGCGTTTGTGGTTCCGATGGGATGAACGTAAATGGAAAAAACCATTTAAGCTGCATAACACGTGTATCAGAGTTATCACAACCGATTGTCATTAAACCTTTACCAGGCCTGCCAATTATTAAAGATTTAATCATTGATATGGCGTTATTTTATAGCCAATACAAAATAGTAGAACCCTATTTACAAACCAGTGATTTAGACCCAAATCATGAACATTTACAATCTCCAGAACAAAGAGCACAGCTTGATGGCAGTTATGAGTGCATTTTATGCGGTTGCTGCTCAACCGCTTGCCCCTCTTTTTGGTGGAACCCAAATCAATTTGCAGGCCCAGCGGCCCTATTAGCCGCCCAACGTTTTGTGGTCGATTCTAGAGACATTAAACATATTGATCGCATTACACAACTAGATAACCCAAACACGGTGTTTCGCTGTAGGCATATTCAAAACTGTACTGACGCCTGTCCAAAAGGTCTTAACCCAAGTAGAGCGATTCAAGAATTAAAATCCATTATGGTTAAAGAGTTATAACTTGATTACAAGCCAAATGGTTTGCAAAAGATTACAAAAAATTTTTAAAAAGTTTTTAAAAAACTCTAAAAAAGAAAATAGGCTAAAAAAAGTGAATAATAAGAATCAAGCAAAAACTGGCCACATTGTTAGAGATTCAAGCCATGAATGGTCTTTTGAGGTATGGAAAAAACAAGCATTATTCCTTTGTAAAAGAGGAAATTTAGAAACAGAATTACTCTTAAAAAACTATATTAATTCTATAAAAATCTCATTACCTATTGATAATAATAACAAAAATATAAAACAAAAAACTCAACTCATTGATCAACTGTTTTTAGAATCAGAACAAAACCTATTCCATTGGCTACTCAATAGCCAACCTAGTTCAACCAACCCGGTTTTAGACGTACCAGAGCACTATCTTCAATTAATTACCGAAATAAGAGATAATTATTTGAAATAAAACAAATAAATTTGTTATAATCCGCGCACAATTTTTTATAGAAAGGGTTTAAACAAGCATATGGCAAAACAAGACGTAATTGAATTCGACGGTGTCGTTCTAGAAACTTTACCGAACACAATGTTTAAGGTAGAACTAGAAAATGGTCACCAAATTTTGGCACACATCTCTGGACGTATGCGTAAAAACTATATCCGAATTCTTGCTGGTGACGCTGTAAAAGTTGAGCTGACTCCTTACGACCTAACCAAAGGACGTATCACTTACCGTGGTAAATAAACCCGGTAAGTTGAGAAATTAAAAACCTTTCTAAATAAAAAACCCTTAGTAACATCTGCTACTAAGGGTTTTTTATTATCTATACTTTATGTTCTGAACTTTTATTAACTAGATTTTATTATTATTGCTTTTACCAGGCGCGCCTGC
Encoded here:
- the dnaE gene encoding DNA polymerase III subunit alpha; the protein is MNQFVHLHVHSEYSVVDSTLGIKPLISLIKGCEQPAMALTDKSNLFALVKYYGAAMGAGIKPIIGADIFIEDDNGEVFKAVLLCQNPQGYLNLSHLISQSYLHNQKLYNNHMEALIKREWLAEFNDGLIVLSGAREGDIGVALLAEKPNLVANRMKWWLTHFADRFYIELVRTKRENEENYIAKAIDVAIRYEVPVVATNDVRFAKPEDFEAHEVRTCIHDGYILEDQNRPKRYSEEQYFKTTEEMVELFSDIPEAIENTVEVAKRCNLDLTLGTYFLPDFPVPEGMTIDEFFIEESHKGLDERLEFLFGHLSKEEFARKHEEYYARIKFELDIILQMGFPGYFLIVADFIQWGKNHQIPVGPGRGSGAGSLVAYALKITDLDPIQYDLLFERFLNPERVSMPDFDVDFCMDRRDEVIDYVSRHYGRDHVSQIVTYGTMAAKAVVRDVGRVLGLGYGVVDGIAKLIPNELGIKLAEALEKEEELQNKYDNDEDARQLLELALKLEGTVRNTGKHAGGVVIGPKPLDHFCPILCEPDGSSVVTQLDKNDVEYAGLVKFDFLGLRTLTIIDWALQSINGNKKPGDEGFVDIARIPLDDKPTFDLIQTGKTTGVFQLESSGMQSLIVKLRPDCFEDIIALVALFRPGPLESGMVDNFIARKHGREKVSYPDAQWQHESLKETLSPTYGVILYQEQVMQIAQILAGYTLGGADMLRRAMGKKKPEEMAKQRSVFKDGAISIGVDGELAMKIFDLVEKFAGYGFNKSHSAAYALVSYQSAWLKTHFPAEFMAAQISSDMDNTEKVVHMVNECYAMGLSVLQPNINTGQIHFKPYGERTVNYGLGGIKGVGGAALEGAIEEREANGAYTDLFDFCLRAGKKANKRVLEALVRSGAFDELHDNRNAMLQSIPMALKQAEQQHKNDEVGQNDLFGDMLSVAESGESKLLDVPEMPQKLRLAGEKETLGLYITGHPIDLYQKELSTLIPTKLASLRPEKWKKVSAAGLVVELRNKTTKNGSRMGFMALDDKTARLEVVMRPAVYEAIKDTIKADMVVIVQGEVSEDTFNGGIKLDAEQVVSLAEARVEKCRAIKLNVNTTETTLNNNKIFELKSLLSAYQTENGLPLVVDYTNDLATAQMKTMGENQYFPDDELIETLNAQGWKPEVVV
- the aat gene encoding leucyl/phenylalanyl-tRNA--protein transferase, which gives rise to MTTPQNAVPFWLDTQPVFFPPSHLAMTEPDGLLAVGGDLTPEWLLMAYSKGIFPWFNPGEPILWWSPNPRSVLFIDEFKISKSLRKTIKKHLKSNLLKVTFDQNFSDVMQACSEVPREGQNGTWITDDMLKAYTSLHNAGHAHSVEVWFDNELVGGLYGVSIGKMFYGESMFSKMTDSSKIALTALAMQLKQWGFKVIDTQVETPHLNSLGAQLISRESFEALINELTQQAFAPGKWTLSENWPDLIVNS
- the sdhC gene encoding succinate dehydrogenase, cytochrome b556 subunit, with protein sequence MYNHPSNRPRFLSLTAFKFPLNAKLSALHRITGLMLIVSLLGYLALFHLILFHPNVTMTSVFSHCIHKILFVFFWSSITFHWLTGLRHILAQHFTHPSSYKRINGFVVSYIIIAVWLLITLWIFYQAWSRSYL
- the sdhD gene encoding succinate dehydrogenase, hydrophobic membrane anchor protein; protein product: MKTLTVFGLKLTGVTAHKWQTYSALYLLFFFPYFALKISNITIVHSTQISDVLNTLFTPIFTFSSLIACMFILIHAWVGLRDIMIDYLPQNTVQIWLQLYALFLLLIAADLLFLIIHFL